A window of Bufo gargarizans isolate SCDJY-AF-19 chromosome 9, ASM1485885v1, whole genome shotgun sequence contains these coding sequences:
- the ENTR1 gene encoding LOW QUALITY PROTEIN: endosome-associated-trafficking regulator 1 (The sequence of the model RefSeq protein was modified relative to this genomic sequence to represent the inferred CDS: deleted 1 base in 1 codon) — MSGFPRQPPGKKGKTLIIQDDPDEDDPDEGNPFSFKEFVKGKTSILPTGRNGEGDFSIETKHGTTVLPESRDKFSSNSKYQETFFKDPTVDNDLLDEDDYDEEEEDWSGSYHPSVVERLCMSAHLLTAYITSLPHTATSQGTISFRYGVCREVPLLLPMVTPIQSRPSHRRRTPHDTALFQSKQMSYEEVLEENNSLRRKIQEMHKVNESQSEKVKYFERELEKKILEEQKEAQDLESMVQQVEANLQMMTKRAAKAESHVTKLKQEVTLLQIQLNTYKAENEALRRGETAGMNAVKQNASLALENLHKAVSGAQTSIKQLVSGAEALTLVAELLRSIDKIAEVHDDGS, encoded by the exons ATGTCAGGATTCCCCAGGCAACCCCCAGGGAAGAAGGGGAAGACTCTGATCATCCAGGATG atcctgaTGAAGATGATCCTGATGAAGGGAACCCGTTTTCTTTCAAAGAATTTGTGAAAGGCAAAACCAGTATCTTGCCGACGGGAAGGAACGGAGAAGGGGATTTCTCCATT GAGACTAAACATGGTACCACAGTCCTCCCCGAATCCCGGGACAAGTTCTCCTCAAACTCAAAGTACCAGGAAACGTTTTTTAAGGACCCCACTGTGGACAATGATCTCCTGGATGAAGATGactatgatgaggaggaggaggactggagCGGAAGCTATCACCCATCGGTGGTAGAGC GACTCTGCATGTCGGCACATCTCCTGACAGCATATATAACGAGTCTTCCGCATACAGCGACATCTCAGGGGACGATCAGTTTCCGATATGGCGTCTGCCGGGAGGTCCCCCTCCTGCTGCCGATGGTTACACCAATCCAGAGCCGCCCATCACACCGGCGAAGAACCCCGCATGACACCGCGCTCTTCCAGAGCAAGCAGATGAGCTACGAGGAG GTCTTGGAAGAAAATAACAGCCTGAGAAGAAAAATCCAAGAAATGCACAAAGTGAACGAGTCCCAGTCGGAAAA GGTCAAATATTTCGAGcgagaactggaaaaaaaaatcctggaggaGCAGAAGGAGGCACAAGACCTGGAGTCCATGGTGCAGCAAGTGGAGGCGAACCTGCAGATGATGACG AAAAGAGCTGCCAAAGCCGAGAGCCACGTGACGAAACTCAAGCAGGAGGTGACTCTTCTCCAG ATCCAGCTAAATACCTACAAGGCGGAGAATGAAGCTTTGCGGCGGGGGGAAACGGCTGGGATGAACGCGGTGAAACAGAACGCCAGCTTAGCCCTGGAGAACCTGCACAAGGCTGTGAGCGGAGCGCAGACTTCCATCAA GCAGCTGGTGTCCGGAGCGGAGGCGCTGACCCTCGTCGCTGAGCTGCTGAGATCCATTGACAAAATAGCAGAAGTTCACGACGATGGATCATAA